From Rhododendron vialii isolate Sample 1 chromosome 10a, ASM3025357v1, the proteins below share one genomic window:
- the LOC131303230 gene encoding GDP-mannose transporter GONST1 isoform X2 yields MVTVLKNVTNVITAVGEMYLFSKHHDNRVWAALFLMIISAVSGGITDLSFHAVGYAWQITNCFLTASYSLTLRRVMDTAKQVTRSGNLSEFSMVLLNNTLSLPLGVILIFIFNEVDYLSRTPLLRMPTFWLVMTLSGFLGLAISFTSMWFLHQTGATTYSLVGSLNKIPLSVAGIFLFNVPTSLENSASILFGLVAGVFFARAKMREKSQS; encoded by the exons ATGGTCACAGTCCTGAAGAACGTTACAAATGTGATAACTGCAGTTGGGGAAATGTATCTTTTCAGTAAGCACCATGACAACAGAGTTTGGGCTGCTCTATTTTTAATG ATTATATCTGCTGTCTCTGGAGGGATTACAGATCTATCTTTCCATGCAGTTGGCTATGCATGGCAGATAACTAATTGCTTCTTGACAGCATCATATTCT CTAACACTACGCAGGGTCATGGACACAGCAAAGCAAGTTACAAGATCTGGGAACTTGAGCGAGTTTTCAATGGTCTTGCTCAATAACACGCTCTCGTTGCCCTTAGGGGTTATACTAATCTTCATTTTTAATGAGGTCGACTATCTTTCTAGAAC ACCACTTCTAAGAATGCCTACCTTCTGGTTGGTGATGACATTAAGTGGATTTTTGGGTCTAGCAATCAGCTTCACTTCAATGTGGTTTCTTCATCAAACAGGGGCCACTACATACAG CCTTGTGGGATCACTTAACAAAATACCCCTCTCTGTTGCTGGTATCTTTCTGTTCAATGTCCCTACGAGTCTAGAGAATTCTGCAAGCATATTATTTG GTCTGGTGGCAGGCGTGTTTTTCGCTCGAGCAAAAATGCGGGAAAAGTCTCagtcttaa